From a single Ignavibacteria bacterium genomic region:
- a CDS encoding polymer-forming cytoskeletal protein, which yields MYKPITVISADVVIRGEIEGACDMRYDGKLKGDIRIDGLLLIGKTAEITGNLVAESIAIAGKVKGNAYASEKVEINPTGELTGDIRSKSLVIEEGGIYKGKVEDGIAENIELPTDGQEEISDEPVNAE from the coding sequence ATGTACAAACCCATAACGGTTATCTCTGCTGATGTGGTAATAAGAGGTGAAATCGAGGGTGCGTGCGATATGCGATACGATGGCAAACTAAAAGGTGACATCAGGATTGATGGCCTGCTATTAATCGGTAAAACCGCTGAAATTACCGGAAATCTTGTAGCCGAGAGTATCGCAATTGCCGGGAAAGTTAAAGGCAACGCCTACGCATCAGAGAAGGTGGAGATCAACCCTACAGGTGAATTGACCGGTGACATCCGGAGTAAGAGTCTCGTGATAGAAGAAGGGGGAATTTACAAAGGTAAAGTGGAAGACGGAATTGCAGAGAATATCGAACTCCCGACAGACGGTCAGGAGGAAATCTCTGATGAGCCGGTGAATGCTGAATAA
- a CDS encoding AtpZ/AtpI family protein, translating to MLNKKEDSIAESFRAVAPYMGLGIQLAVTIVGMVLIGDWLDKKYQTSHWLWIFALIGGTGGIYNFIKTVMDLEKKNKLKNDNR from the coding sequence ATGCTGAATAAAAAAGAAGACAGCATAGCTGAAAGTTTTAGAGCGGTTGCTCCCTATATGGGGCTTGGAATACAGCTCGCCGTGACCATCGTTGGAATGGTTTTAATCGGTGACTGGCTGGACAAAAAGTACCAGACTTCCCACTGGTTATGGATTTTTGCCCTTATTGGGGGAACAGGTGGTATTTATAATTTTATCAAGACCGTGATGGATCTCGAAAAGAAAAACAAATTGAAGAATGACAACAGATAA
- the atpB gene encoding F0F1 ATP synthase subunit A — protein sequence MYSDTTKAITDSLSKAHGNGGSQSSDWILHHIMDGNYLDFSPFGKIMLPEFYIGDIHVVITRHIVFMWLAAILLAFLLIRVAKRYKKTQIPNRLTSAVEILILFVRDEIAKPSIGGGYEKFVPYLLTAFFFILFANFLGLIPFSATVTSNISITATLATATFVVTQWGGMRKNGFFGYFKGLIPHGIPVFLLPIMIVVELLGLFTKPFALAIRLFANMTAGHIVIYALIGLIFAMNTLAVAPVSVGMALFIYLLEILVAMLQAYIFTMLSAVFIGMAVHQDH from the coding sequence ATGTACAGTGATACAACAAAAGCAATAACTGACTCGTTAAGCAAAGCACACGGAAACGGCGGGAGCCAAAGCAGTGACTGGATATTACACCACATTATGGATGGTAATTATCTTGACTTCTCCCCGTTTGGCAAGATTATGCTGCCTGAGTTTTACATTGGTGATATTCATGTCGTAATAACCCGGCACATAGTATTCATGTGGCTGGCTGCCATTTTGCTTGCTTTCCTGCTTATCAGGGTTGCGAAGCGATACAAAAAGACTCAGATTCCCAACAGACTGACAAGTGCTGTCGAGATTCTTATACTTTTTGTACGCGATGAAATTGCAAAACCGAGTATTGGCGGGGGATACGAAAAATTTGTTCCGTATCTGTTGACTGCATTTTTCTTCATTCTGTTTGCCAATTTCCTTGGCTTAATTCCTTTTTCTGCAACAGTAACGAGTAATATCTCAATTACAGCTACTCTTGCGACCGCGACCTTTGTCGTTACACAATGGGGAGGAATGAGGAAAAACGGTTTCTTTGGCTATTTTAAAGGACTTATTCCACACGGCATCCCGGTCTTTCTCCTCCCGATTATGATCGTGGTTGAGTTGCTCGGGTTATTCACAAAACCTTTTGCACTGGCGATTCGTCTCTTTGCGAACATGACCGCCGGTCACATAGTGATATATGCCCTTATTGGATTGATATTTGCAATGAACACACTGGCTGTGGCACCTGTCTCAGTTGGTATGGCACTTTTTATATACTTGCTCGAAATACTTGTAGCAATGCTACAGGCTTACATATTCACGATGTTATCTGCTGTGTTTATAGGTATGGCAGTGCATCAGGACCATTAA
- a CDS encoding ATP synthase F0 subunit C gives MDLAHLAAGIGAALTIIGGGFGIGKLAAAAMEATGRQPEAGGGIRTTMIIAAALIEGISLFALVICFILAGK, from the coding sequence ATGGATTTAGCTCATTTGGCAGCCGGTATCGGTGCAGCTTTAACAATCATCGGCGGTGGCTTTGGTATTGGTAAATTGGCAGCCGCAGCAATGGAAGCAACAGGCCGTCAGCCTGAAGCAGGTGGTGGTATCAGAACCACTATGATCATTGCAGCAGCTCTTATTGAAGGTATCTCACTGTTCGCATTGGTTATTTGCTTCATCCTCGCCGGTAAATAA
- the atpF gene encoding F0F1 ATP synthase subunit B has protein sequence MTFSSFVFLTASDAGSKPSLLDVNGGLAFWTTLTFIVLLLVLAKYAWKPILSALDAREQGIKDALEAAKKAKEEADLLIAQNEKVRQENDEAAKRQIEESRKYFEEQKAKMAHDLKEEFDKKRKDFDSELVNLEREMVDRVIEKVADVTVAAAEKVIRANLDAEKNKVLVNKYIDEIRNN, from the coding sequence ATGACTTTTAGTTCGTTTGTCTTTCTAACAGCTTCGGATGCTGGCAGCAAGCCAAGTTTGCTTGATGTGAATGGCGGTCTGGCTTTTTGGACCACTCTCACATTCATTGTATTGCTACTTGTTCTTGCCAAATATGCCTGGAAGCCTATTCTCAGTGCTCTTGATGCAAGAGAACAGGGGATAAAGGATGCTCTGGAAGCCGCAAAGAAGGCGAAGGAAGAAGCTGATCTGCTGATTGCACAAAACGAGAAGGTGCGTCAGGAAAATGATGAAGCTGCCAAGAGACAGATCGAGGAAAGCCGGAAATACTTCGAAGAGCAGAAAGCCAAAATGGCTCATGATCTTAAAGAAGAGTTCGACAAAAAGAGAAAAGATTTCGATTCCGAGCTTGTAAACCTTGAGCGGGAAATGGTAGACAGGGTGATTGAGAAAGTCGCCGATGTTACCGTTGCTGCAGCCGAAAAAGTGATCAGAGCTAATCTTGATGCTGAAAAGAACAAAGTGTTGGTTAATAAATACATCGACGAGATAAGGAACAACTGA
- the atpH gene encoding ATP synthase F1 subunit delta, producing MSFSKVAVKYASTLYSSISAVPEFEKIFQDAEDILRIFDENPNLKRIIGIPVFKDSDKLAILMKIFEGKVDESLTGFIGFLAKKERISNTYEVFQAFLDVSDKDRGFKKVEITSAFEFDPEESARIKKELEDYFKCKLKVSVKTDPGLVGGFIARTDEIIIDASVRNQLKKLRKTFSRAGESLNKN from the coding sequence ATGTCTTTCAGCAAGGTAGCCGTCAAATATGCTTCTACCCTTTACTCTTCGATCAGTGCGGTTCCGGAATTCGAGAAAATTTTTCAGGATGCAGAAGACATTCTGAGAATTTTCGACGAAAACCCCAACCTTAAGAGAATCATTGGGATTCCTGTATTTAAAGACTCGGACAAACTTGCCATCCTCATGAAGATTTTTGAAGGCAAGGTTGATGAGTCGTTAACCGGATTTATCGGGTTCCTCGCCAAAAAAGAGAGAATTTCGAATACTTACGAAGTGTTTCAGGCATTTCTGGATGTTTCTGATAAAGACAGAGGTTTCAAGAAGGTGGAGATAACCTCCGCTTTCGAGTTTGATCCCGAAGAATCTGCCAGAATTAAGAAAGAGCTTGAAGACTACTTTAAGTGTAAACTCAAAGTGAGTGTTAAGACTGATCCCGGATTGGTAGGCGGTTTTATAGCCAGGACTGATGAGATAATAATAGATGCATCAGTCAGGAATCAGTTGAAGAAACTGAGAAAAACATTCAGCCGCGCCGGCGAATCACTAAACAAAAATTAA
- a CDS encoding F0F1 ATP synthase subunit alpha: MIKIKPDEIASILRDQLSGQRSEADIYETGTVLSVGDGIARVYGLSKVMASELVEFPNDVFGMVLNLEEDSVGCALFGDSSLVKEGDEVKRTGRVASMPVGEAMLGRVITPLGIPLDGKGAIKAEGYQEIERKALGVMQRQPVKEPLQTGITAIDAMIPIGRGQRELIIGDRQTGKTAIAVDAIINQKFTHTEEAKALGVNPVYCIYVSIGQKRSTVAQVVAKLQETGAMAYTTVISASASDPAPLQFIAPYSGACLGEYFRDSGRHALVIYDDLSKQAAAYRELSLLLRRPPGREAYPGDVFYLHSRLLERASKLSDDLGGGSLTALPIIETQQGDVSAYIPTNVISITDGQIYLEPNLFNAGVRPAINVGISVSRVGGNAQIKAMKKVAGSLKLDLAQYRELEAFAKFGSDLDVSTQRTLSRGARLVELLKQGIYHPIPIERQVVSVFIGTKGYLDNVAVESVKRFEREYLEFIDRQYPDILKGIREAKEIKPAVEELIKKSVAEFSATFKN; the protein is encoded by the coding sequence ATGATAAAAATCAAACCGGATGAAATTGCTTCGATATTAAGAGATCAATTATCCGGCCAGCGATCGGAAGCTGATATCTATGAAACAGGTACGGTTCTTTCCGTTGGTGATGGTATAGCGAGAGTATATGGTCTTTCCAAAGTTATGGCGAGCGAGCTTGTTGAGTTCCCTAATGATGTTTTTGGAATGGTTCTCAACCTCGAGGAAGATTCCGTGGGTTGTGCTCTTTTCGGCGATTCATCTCTTGTAAAAGAGGGAGATGAAGTAAAGAGAACCGGAAGAGTTGCCTCGATGCCTGTTGGTGAAGCGATGCTTGGAAGAGTGATTACACCTCTTGGCATTCCCCTCGACGGTAAAGGCGCCATCAAGGCTGAAGGATATCAGGAAATTGAAAGAAAAGCTCTTGGTGTAATGCAACGCCAGCCGGTGAAGGAACCGCTTCAGACCGGTATTACAGCCATCGATGCCATGATTCCTATCGGAAGAGGACAGAGAGAGCTTATAATTGGCGACAGGCAAACCGGAAAAACCGCAATTGCAGTTGATGCCATAATCAATCAGAAATTTACACACACTGAGGAAGCAAAAGCCCTCGGTGTTAATCCTGTTTACTGTATCTATGTTTCCATCGGACAGAAAAGATCGACAGTGGCACAGGTGGTAGCAAAGCTCCAGGAAACAGGAGCGATGGCTTACACAACCGTTATTTCGGCATCCGCGTCAGATCCTGCACCACTTCAGTTTATTGCTCCATATTCGGGAGCATGTCTTGGTGAATATTTCAGAGACAGCGGCAGACATGCACTGGTAATTTATGATGATCTTTCGAAGCAGGCTGCAGCCTACAGAGAGTTGTCACTCCTTTTGAGAAGACCTCCGGGTCGTGAGGCATATCCTGGTGATGTGTTCTATCTCCACTCAAGATTGCTTGAGAGAGCATCAAAACTCAGCGATGATCTCGGTGGCGGAAGCTTAACAGCTCTTCCAATCATCGAAACCCAGCAAGGTGATGTGTCGGCATATATTCCAACGAATGTTATCTCGATTACAGATGGTCAGATTTATCTTGAACCAAACCTTTTTAATGCCGGCGTTCGTCCTGCTATCAATGTGGGTATCTCCGTATCCCGTGTTGGTGGTAATGCTCAGATAAAGGCAATGAAGAAGGTTGCAGGAAGCTTGAAACTCGATCTTGCTCAGTACAGAGAACTCGAGGCATTTGCGAAATTCGGAAGTGATCTCGATGTTTCAACACAAAGAACCCTTTCTAGAGGTGCAAGACTGGTGGAATTGCTCAAACAGGGCATTTACCATCCTATTCCTATAGAGAGACAGGTTGTGAGTGTATTTATCGGTACCAAGGGATATCTCGACAATGTCGCTGTGGAATCAGTTAAGAGGTTTGAGAGAGAATATCTCGAGTTCATTGACAGACAGTATCCTGATATCCTTAAAGGAATCAGGGAAGCCAAAGAAATTAAACCTGCTGTTGAAGAACTTATTAAGAAATCAGTTGCAGAATTTTCAGCAACATTCAAGAATTAA
- the atpG gene encoding ATP synthase F1 subunit gamma, which yields MATLRDLRNRIKGVKSTQQITKAMKMVAAAKLRRATEAIVSARPYANKLGSLVSNLFTEDDKLTNPFVLTREVKTELIIVVTADRGLCGAFNTNIIKEATHYVADLKSKGIEPVLFTVGKKGYDHFRKRDVNLAGDVTGLFNSLNFSYVGKILPSAIQGFLSGKYDKVTFIYNEFKSVISQKVIHSQFLPVPIEVSEGTSGDLFIFEKSQKEILNSLLPQYLETQLWKALLDSNAAEHGARMTAMENATTNASELISSLKLTYNKARQAAITKELLEVVSGANALRG from the coding sequence ATGGCAACTCTTAGAGACCTAAGGAACAGAATCAAGGGTGTAAAAAGCACCCAGCAGATTACAAAAGCTATGAAAATGGTAGCGGCTGCCAAATTGCGTCGTGCCACTGAAGCTATTGTGAGTGCCAGACCTTATGCAAACAAACTCGGAAGTCTTGTAAGCAATCTTTTTACTGAGGATGACAAGCTCACCAATCCTTTTGTGTTAACGCGTGAAGTGAAGACAGAGCTGATCATTGTGGTAACCGCTGACAGAGGACTTTGCGGTGCATTCAACACCAATATCATCAAAGAAGCTACACATTATGTTGCTGATTTGAAGAGTAAAGGGATTGAGCCCGTGTTGTTCACCGTAGGAAAAAAAGGTTACGACCACTTCAGAAAAAGAGATGTAAATCTTGCCGGTGATGTGACAGGATTGTTCAACAGTCTTAATTTTTCGTATGTGGGTAAAATCCTTCCGTCGGCGATACAGGGATTTCTTTCAGGTAAATATGACAAGGTTACTTTTATTTATAACGAATTTAAGTCGGTAATCTCTCAGAAAGTGATTCATTCACAATTTTTACCTGTTCCGATAGAAGTAAGTGAAGGAACTTCCGGCGATTTGTTTATCTTTGAAAAGTCGCAGAAGGAAATTTTGAATTCTCTTCTTCCACAGTATCTTGAAACACAATTGTGGAAGGCACTTCTCGATTCCAATGCTGCTGAGCACGGAGCAAGAATGACCGCGATGGAGAATGCCACGACGAATGCATCAGAGCTTATCTCCTCGCTTAAGTTGACTTACAACAAGGCAAGACAGGCTGCGATTACCAAAGAGCTCCTGGAAGTTGTTTCGGGCGCTAATGCCCTTAGAGGTTAA
- the ffh gene encoding signal recognition particle protein — MFKDLSDKLELALKKIRGQGKLTESNVSETVREIRRILLDADVNYKVTKDFIERVRVKAMGQEVITSITPGQLITKIIYDELVDLLGGSSQELSLNPSGKTILLIVGLQGSGKTTFSGKLARRFKGMGKRPLLVAADIYRPAAIDQLKTLGAQIDVPVFSLEVKDARKIAGDAIRFAEENRNDVIIIDTAGRLHVDEELMSEVADIKELVKPTEVLFVVDSMTGQDAVNSAKSFNDKVDFDGIVLTKLDGDSRGGCALSIREVVGKPIKFISTGEKLDAIDIFYPDRLASRILGKGDVVSLVEKAQEAFDQKDAEELEEKLRKNRFDFDDFLKQIKMIKKMGSLSSLISMIPGIPNQMKNAQVDDNALVKVEAIINSMTRVERGNPKILNGGRRRRIARGSGTTIQDVNRLIKQFTEMQTMITRLNKNNFFRKQK, encoded by the coding sequence ATGTTTAAGGATCTTAGCGATAAACTGGAGTTAGCCCTCAAGAAAATAAGAGGGCAAGGGAAGCTTACCGAGTCGAATGTTAGTGAGACGGTAAGAGAGATAAGAAGAATTCTTCTTGATGCGGATGTAAACTACAAAGTTACAAAAGATTTTATTGAGCGTGTCAGGGTGAAGGCGATGGGGCAGGAGGTTATCACTTCCATCACCCCGGGACAGTTGATCACCAAGATCATTTATGATGAGCTGGTTGATCTTCTCGGAGGTTCGTCGCAGGAACTGAGTCTGAACCCTTCCGGAAAGACCATTCTCCTTATTGTCGGCTTGCAAGGGTCGGGTAAAACCACCTTTTCAGGGAAGCTTGCCAGAAGATTCAAGGGAATGGGAAAACGACCTTTGCTGGTGGCTGCGGATATTTATCGTCCTGCAGCAATTGACCAGTTAAAAACACTCGGTGCTCAAATAGATGTTCCTGTGTTTTCGCTCGAGGTAAAGGACGCGCGCAAAATAGCCGGGGATGCAATCAGGTTTGCAGAAGAGAACCGTAACGATGTTATCATAATTGATACAGCGGGAAGATTGCACGTGGACGAAGAACTTATGTCGGAAGTAGCTGATATTAAAGAATTAGTGAAACCAACAGAGGTTCTTTTTGTTGTTGATTCGATGACAGGACAGGATGCTGTAAACTCGGCCAAGTCGTTTAACGATAAAGTTGATTTCGACGGAATTGTCCTGACCAAGCTCGATGGTGATTCAAGAGGCGGTTGTGCTCTTTCGATCAGGGAAGTGGTAGGCAAACCGATAAAGTTCATCAGTACGGGTGAGAAGCTCGATGCAATTGACATATTCTATCCCGACCGTCTCGCTTCGAGAATACTTGGAAAGGGAGATGTTGTAAGTCTGGTTGAAAAAGCTCAGGAGGCGTTCGATCAGAAGGATGCGGAAGAACTTGAAGAGAAGCTGCGTAAAAACAGGTTCGATTTTGATGATTTCCTGAAGCAGATAAAGATGATAAAGAAAATGGGTTCTTTGTCATCCCTTATTTCAATGATACCGGGGATACCGAATCAAATGAAAAATGCTCAGGTTGACGATAATGCACTGGTAAAGGTTGAGGCTATAATCAATTCGATGACCAGAGTGGAGAGGGGCAACCCTAAAATATTGAACGGTGGTCGCCGTCGCAGAATAGCAAGAGGAAGTGGCACCACAATACAGGATGTGAACAGGTTGATCAAGCAATTCACAGAGATGCAGACGATGATCACCAGATTAAATAAGAATAACTTTTTTAGAAAACAGAAATAA
- the rpsP gene encoding 30S ribosomal protein S16: protein MGKKRQPVYKIVAVDSRVPRDGKYLEAVGQYNPKDEPHTVIIDEEIALKWLGFGAQPTDTVRSLLRQTGILYKRQMLRKNFPADVIEANMAKWREGKNIPAPAVKEVKAAPAPVVVEEPKSSEGTAEVTGASSEENI, encoded by the coding sequence ATGGGCAAGAAGAGACAGCCCGTTTATAAAATTGTCGCAGTAGATTCACGCGTGCCAAGAGATGGCAAATATCTTGAAGCAGTTGGTCAGTATAATCCAAAAGACGAACCACATACAGTAATCATCGATGAAGAGATTGCATTAAAGTGGTTGGGATTTGGTGCACAGCCAACAGACACAGTTAGAAGCTTGCTTCGTCAGACCGGTATACTCTACAAGAGACAGATGCTCAGGAAAAACTTCCCTGCAGATGTCATCGAAGCCAACATGGCTAAATGGAGAGAAGGAAAAAACATTCCCGCACCGGCAGTAAAAGAAGTTAAAGCTGCTCCGGCTCCGGTAGTAGTCGAAGAGCCAAAGAGTTCTGAAGGTACAGCAGAAGTAACGGGTGCTTCTTCTGAAGAGAACATTTAG
- a CDS encoding KH domain-containing protein, with translation MKEFVEFISKHLVDAPDKVIVEVKSEEEKKVVFALRVDANDIGKVIGKQGKTAQAIRTLLTAVAAKEGKRVILEIVD, from the coding sequence ATGAAGGAATTTGTTGAATTCATCTCCAAACATCTTGTCGATGCGCCTGACAAGGTTATCGTTGAAGTCAAATCAGAGGAAGAAAAAAAAGTTGTCTTCGCACTGAGGGTGGATGCTAATGATATCGGAAAAGTTATCGGAAAGCAAGGAAAAACCGCACAGGCGATAAGGACACTATTGACTGCAGTCGCTGCCAAAGAAGGCAAGCGAGTTATTCTTGAAATAGTTGATTAA
- the rimM gene encoding 16S rRNA processing protein RimM, with the protein MDGYILIAKISSVYGKGGYLRLQSFSDFPDRFFKLKTVFVEFYASLKSLKIEKVKFDGEDLLVKFEKFDSDKDVEMFTGKELFIPETEIAALPEDTFYIHDLIGSKVVYKDQELGIIEDVMVLPANDVYVVSKEGKETLVPAVKEFIKSFSPEGKLLVLSDDFPGYDDEN; encoded by the coding sequence GTGGACGGATATATTCTTATTGCCAAAATAAGTTCTGTTTACGGTAAAGGTGGCTATTTAAGATTACAGTCTTTCTCCGATTTTCCTGACCGTTTTTTTAAACTTAAAACGGTCTTTGTGGAGTTCTATGCTTCTTTGAAATCTCTCAAGATTGAGAAGGTGAAATTTGACGGTGAGGATTTGCTTGTCAAGTTCGAGAAGTTTGATTCCGACAAGGATGTTGAGATGTTCACGGGCAAGGAATTGTTTATACCTGAGACTGAGATAGCTGCACTTCCTGAAGATACTTTTTACATACATGATCTGATTGGAAGCAAGGTGGTCTACAAGGATCAGGAGCTGGGTATTATAGAAGATGTGATGGTATTACCGGCGAATGATGTGTATGTGGTTTCGAAAGAGGGAAAAGAAACACTCGTTCCTGCGGTAAAGGAGTTCATAAAGTCATTTTCACCTGAAGGGAAACTTCTCGTGTTGAGCGACGATTTCCCGGGTTATGACGATGAGAATTGA
- the trmD gene encoding tRNA (guanosine(37)-N1)-methyltransferase TrmD, giving the protein MRIDIISAVPGFFDGPLNNSIIKRGQTKGKVEIHVHNLRDHAYDKHRMIDDKPFGGGAGMVLKVEPFFDCIQKLKSERDYDAIIFTAPHGKIYDQQDANRYSLMENIMIICGHYKGIDDRVREAFATEIVSIGNFVLTGGELLAMVLVDSVVRIIPGVLNDSESALDDSFQDGDMIGAPCYTRPAEFQGLSVPEVLLQGDHGKVREWREDQSKILTDYWKKINKIGAQV; this is encoded by the coding sequence ATGAGAATTGATATTATAAGTGCTGTTCCCGGGTTCTTCGATGGCCCGTTGAACAACAGTATCATAAAAAGGGGACAAACAAAAGGCAAAGTTGAGATACATGTCCACAACCTGAGGGATCACGCATACGACAAACATCGCATGATAGATGATAAACCTTTCGGAGGTGGTGCCGGAATGGTTCTTAAAGTGGAACCCTTCTTCGATTGTATTCAGAAACTGAAGTCTGAAAGAGATTATGACGCGATAATTTTTACCGCACCGCATGGTAAAATTTATGATCAGCAGGATGCCAACAGGTATTCACTGATGGAAAACATAATGATAATTTGCGGTCACTACAAGGGAATAGACGACAGAGTAAGGGAAGCCTTTGCCACAGAGATAGTATCGATAGGCAATTTTGTCCTTACAGGTGGTGAACTGCTCGCCATGGTTCTGGTTGATTCCGTTGTCAGAATAATACCGGGTGTATTGAATGACAGCGAGTCGGCATTGGACGATTCATTCCAGGATGGTGATATGATTGGTGCACCATGCTATACGAGACCTGCGGAGTTCCAAGGCTTGTCCGTTCCTGAAGTATTGCTTCAGGGAGATCACGGAAAAGTGAGGGAATGGCGGGAAGATCAATCAAAAATTTTAACAGACTATTGGAAAAAGATAAATAAGATTGGAGCACAGGTATGA
- the rplS gene encoding 50S ribosomal protein L19, translating into MTSLYDFIPEEKRSEFADFNIGDRVRVHVRVIEGDKERIQPFEGDVIGIKGSLENKTFTVRKISSGVGVERIFPFNSPKVAKVELVREGKVRRAKLYYLRDLSGKAAKIKSKNLR; encoded by the coding sequence ATGACAAGCCTCTATGATTTCATCCCGGAGGAAAAAAGATCCGAATTCGCCGATTTCAATATTGGTGACAGGGTCAGAGTTCATGTAAGGGTAATTGAAGGAGACAAGGAAAGAATTCAGCCATTCGAAGGTGATGTAATTGGTATCAAGGGAAGCCTTGAAAACAAGACATTCACCGTCCGCAAGATTTCAAGCGGCGTTGGTGTAGAAAGAATTTTTCCTTTCAACTCCCCCAAGGTTGCAAAAGTTGAACTGGTAAGAGAAGGTAAGGTTCGCAGAGCCAAACTTTATTATCTCAGAGATCTTTCAGGAAAAGCAGCCAAGATCAAATCAAAGAACCTTCGTTAA
- a CDS encoding phosphoglycerate dehydrogenase, protein MSLKVLIADQFPEKYINILRSKDIEVLYQPKLGENDLPEAAKDVDIIVVRSTKVNEQTINAAERLNLIVRAGAGVNNINIPAANKKGVYVTNCPGKNSIAVAELAIGLMVAIDRKIPDNVIDFRNGVWNKGLYSKAQGIYGKNLGIIGFGNIGKEVAARATAFGMNVYAKDISRVEGYGVKEFSEMDKILPILDIITIHLPLTDGTRKLFNKDMFKLMKPNSILINTSRAEVIDEDALLEAIEEKNIFCGFDVFTGEPEGKAGEVSSKLMNNKNIYITHHIGASTEQAQDAVAEETVNIIRGYINSGVIAHWVNKARWEESHYQLIVKHYDKPGVIASILNVMKKDEVNIEEVENEVFAGGLVAKCTVKLKQPLTDGVLEEIRNIPEIINLAHVAL, encoded by the coding sequence ATGTCACTTAAAGTATTGATCGCTGATCAGTTTCCTGAAAAATATATTAATATACTGAGATCAAAAGATATTGAAGTACTCTATCAACCAAAACTCGGCGAAAACGATCTTCCTGAAGCTGCAAAAGATGTTGATATTATCGTTGTCCGTTCCACTAAAGTCAACGAACAGACTATTAATGCAGCCGAAAGGTTGAATCTCATTGTTCGTGCAGGCGCCGGTGTGAATAACATCAATATCCCCGCTGCCAACAAAAAAGGTGTATATGTAACCAACTGCCCCGGCAAAAACTCGATTGCAGTAGCAGAGCTTGCAATAGGTTTGATGGTTGCCATCGACCGTAAAATCCCCGACAATGTGATCGACTTCAGAAATGGTGTCTGGAACAAAGGTCTCTACTCGAAAGCCCAGGGAATTTACGGGAAAAACCTCGGAATCATCGGTTTTGGTAACATCGGCAAAGAAGTTGCCGCAAGAGCTACCGCTTTTGGTATGAATGTTTACGCTAAAGATATCTCCCGCGTTGAAGGTTACGGTGTAAAAGAATTTTCTGAAATGGATAAAATTCTTCCAATTCTCGACATAATCACCATCCATCTTCCTCTGACTGACGGTACAAGAAAACTTTTCAACAAAGACATGTTTAAGTTGATGAAACCAAACAGTATCCTTATCAACACTTCCCGCGCCGAAGTAATTGATGAAGATGCCCTCCTCGAAGCTATCGAAGAGAAAAACATCTTCTGTGGATTCGATGTGTTCACCGGCGAACCGGAAGGTAAGGCAGGTGAGGTATCATCAAAACTGATGAACAACAAAAACATCTACATCACCCATCACATCGGTGCATCCACCGAACAGGCTCAGGATGCTGTAGCAGAAGAAACTGTGAATATCATCAGAGGCTACATTAACAGTGGTGTTATTGCTCACTGGGTAAACAAAGCCCGTTGGGAAGAATCTCATTACCAGCTCATCGTAAAACACTACGACAAACCGGGTGTTATCGCTTCAATCCTTAATGTAATGAAAAAAGATGAAGTGAATATCGAAGAGGTTGAAAATGAAGTGTTTGCCGGTGGTTTGGTTGCCAAATGTACCGTCAAATTAAAACAACCTCTCACTGACGGTGTCCTTGAAGAAATCAGGAACATCCCTGAAATCATCAATTTGGCGCATGTGGCACTTTAG